GGTGAATATGCCCCTGCTCCTTGCACACACCGCCCGTCAAACCACCCGAGTTGGGTCCAAATGAGGTTCTGCCCTTGTGGTAGGCTCGAATTTGGGTTCAGCAAGGAGGGTTAAGTCGTAACAAGGTATCTGTAGGGGAACCTGCAGATGGATCACCTCCTTTGAAACCAAAAGAGGCGATACCTACCCGCCAGAATGGCGGGGTATGAAGCAGGTATGCCTTGGGCGGGGTCGCTGGGCATCAAACTCATCGAGTGTCAATAGTATTTTCCTTCATTCTACAGCTAGAGTCATCTAGCCGTAGGAAGAAAAAAGAAGAGAGGGAGCTCCGAAGAGCTCAGTGTCTGTGCTTGCGGATGAGCAAGTCCTCGATATCTATGGTCCCGTCCTCGTCTACGTCCTCTGCGTGATATATGACGACGAGCCAGTGCTCGTGGTCGGGCGTTCCGTCATCATCCGTGTCAAGGCTCTCATAGTAGACGATCCTCAGGTCGACCTTCTCGAAGACGCCGTTGCTGTTCTCGTCGAAGGCCTCAAACTCACCTGCGAAGGCGCGCTGCCATTCCTTGTACCCGTCCTGGTCCGCGTCGACGTACTGATAGCCCATGACGGCGACGTGCACGTACTCAGGGTTCCCGTCATCGTTGGCGTCCGTCATCTCCAGCTCGGCCAGGAGGATTCCCTCGTACTCGGGCACGCCGTCCGACGTCGTGTCCAGCATCTCGTACGCTACGAGACATCCCCAGACCTCTTCCATATTCCCGTTGCTGTTCGTGTCGTTCGCCTCGAGAGCAACGTAGGCCACCTTCAGGTACTCCTTGTTCCCGTCCTCGTCCCGGTCAACGTACACTGCGCCAACCGCCTTCAGCTCGATCTTCTCGGGGTTCTCGGACGCCATTACTGTTCTCGTCAAAGGACTCGAGTCTTCCACCAGATTATGGACCTCGACGTCCACCGCGTAGAAGGCCAGGAACTCGTATATGCCGTTCGAGTTCGGGTCAAGGATCCCCGCTCCGCGAATCCTCATCTCCATCGTCTCCGCGATACCATTAGAGTCGTTATCCCTGGCTTCGATCGTGGCGTGGTAGCCGCGCATCCATTCCGGATTGTCGTCCTCGTTCATGTCCAGGACTTCCATCCGAAGGGCCTCGACCTTGATCTTCTCCGGATAGCCATCCTCAATCTCATCCACCATCTCAATCTCGAAGGAGACGACCCCTATGTACTCGGGTCTGCCGTTGCTCGAGTTGTCCCAGGCCCTGCCCGCAACGAGCCTCGCGTGCACGTACTCGACGTTTCCATCGGAGTTCGTGTCGTTTGCCTCGAACTCACCGAAGAGTCCCCGTGCGAGCTCTGGATTCCCGTCAACGTCCATGTCCAGTCCCTCGACTGCGACGAAGGACAGCGACATCGTCTCGTTGTTTCCGTCATCGTTCTCGTCCGCGATCGCCATCTCCAGCTTCGCGATGCCCTGGTACTCGATCGTTCCATCGTCCTCGAAGTCGTAGGACTGATAGCCCACCAAGACCATGCGGAGCTCCTCGACTATCCCGTTGTTTGTCTCGTCCTTGATCTCCGCCTGAGTCCAGAAGTACCGCCTGAACTCGAGGTTTCCATCCGTGTCAGCGTCCAGCTCCTGCTTTCCTGCGAACTCAAGGCTGAGGTAGTTGGGCGTCTCGTCGCCCTCGGGATCCTGCATCACGAGCCGCCAGAGTCCGAGAGCCTCGTACTCGACCAGTCCATCGCTGTTCGGGTCGAGCGCCAGGTGGACACCCTGCAGTCCGACAAGTGCGTTGAACTTCCCGTCGCTGTCGTTATCCCAGACGTTCATATTCCGTGCGAACACGGCCTTGACCTCCGGATAGCCGTCCTCGTTCTCATCGATCTCACAGACCACCAGGATCCTGACCTCCACCCACTCGGGGTTTCCGTCTCCGTCAGCGTCGTTGAAGTCAAATTCCACGGTCTTCGTGCAGTTGGGGTCGTCGCCCTCCTCGGTCAGAGCCTCGAGGAATATCCCGGTGTCGTACTCCTCCGCATCCACTTCCTCGATCCCCTCTAGCAGGGACATTGGCAGTTCGATGGGGTTCTCGGAGTCCATCTCGGGCATCTCGAGCTCGAAGTCCTCAGGAGTGATCAACTCCACCCCTTCCGAGGTGGCGAATTCGATCTGACTCTCGATTTCGGGCGAGAAATCCACCGTATAGTCTTCGCCCTCCTCCTCGATTGTCTCCGGAGGCGTCTCCGTTTCTGGTGTCTTCTCCTCTACGCTCTGCGTTTCTCGCTCCTCCATGACGACATCAGCGGTGCGTGTTCCGTAGTCGATGTCCTCAGAGCTTCTCGTGCTGTCAGGTTCTTGAGCGGGAGACATTGCCGCTCCCATCACCATCTGGTAGTCCTCGTTGCTCTCCAGTCCAGGAGCTTCGACCATCATCTTTGTCACAATGCCAAAGAGGGCCACGGTCACAAGCAGAAGGCACAGGGCAACGGCAACCTGCCCCGTTGATCTCTTCTTCGTGGTTGGTTCGTGCATCTTCTCACCGATAATCCTATCCCCTTGAGGTTATAACTACACCCGTGGAAATCTGTTACAGAAGATTCTTCCCTAAAGCTTATAAGGGAGTTCCTTGAGCGGGCCCCGGAAGCTTCGCGTTTGCCTTGGCCAGCAGGTCCCGCATGAGGTCCTCCGTCGGATTGTTTCTGAGGTCTTTAAATATCTTGAGACGAGTATTTATATGATGAGAAAGGACGCTCGAGCCGTCGAGAATCCCATCTCCGCCATTTTTGATCTGGCTGAGGAGGTTACCGAGCAGCATCCCAAGTTCAAGAGGCTCGTGAAGTATGCGACGGTGTTCATCGCAGCTTGGTTGTTTGTCGACTTCCTGTTCATCGTGGGTTCTTCTCCCATCTCATTTCCCTTCCTTCTGATCCTCTTCATATCGCTCTTCCTGCTCAGATGGTTCGACCGCACTACCGCACGGGCGATTCTTATATCCGTCGCGACCGTGAACACGTTCCTAATCCTTCTGTTGTTCTGGGGCCCCGGGACCGTGATACTTGGCGGGATCCTGACGGGGCTCTTCATTCTGGGCATCGTCCTGCTCAATCTCATCCACGAGATCAGGACCTTCTTCGACTACTACTGGATACGTTACAGAGTGATCAAGAGCGTCAGGGACGAGGATCCCGTGATGTACATCCCGAAGGGCGAGAGCTCGGTCCAAAGGGTGCTCAGCTTCCTCGCACAAAGGAGCCCCGACCTCATGAAGCACTTCTCGGCGCCAGGGGCGGTCATGACTCCGGCAATCCTCAAGGGGCGGGGTCAGTTCTTCTATCAGTTCGACGCCTATGCCAGCAGACGTTCAGGCTCTCTGTGGAGGGCTTTGAAGCTCGGTTATCCAGGATATGCCATTTACGTCAAGAGTTTCGCCCAGAAACCCAGGCTTCAGGACCTCACGGCGCTCAAGGGGGCGGTAGAGGAAATCACGGCCTTCACGAAGCTCCCTCCCCGCAGAGTGATAGCCCTGTGGACGAGGAAGAGTGAGGAGACCCTCGATGATGACGCGTACGATTTCCTCACGGGCGAGGCAGGCGTCATTAGGGGCGGCGTCTCTCTCATGAATTGCTCGCTGGAACTCATTTCCGAGAACCCGGATGGAACGTACGATTTCATCCCTTACGTCTCGGATGTTCCGAGCCAGCAACGCTAGCGGGCCCAGGCGGGGATATCCCTATACTTGCAGTGGTCGAGTATCTGTTCGTGGTATATCCGCTTGTAGAACTCGTTGAACTGCCTGACGTGGAGCACGCCCTCTTTCGTTATTCTGATTCCGTATCTCTTCCCACTCTGGGATATCTCGATAAACCCGTCTTCCTCGAGCCGGCTCAGAACCTTGTTCGTCATCACGTGGTTCGACTTGATCTCATGCTTGATGTCCTCTTTTGACAGGGATGAGTCTTTCTGTCCCAGGATCTCGTCCAGTCGCTCCTCCAGACCCTCCTGATACAGGTCGATGTCGAGCTCACTGACCAGCCTGTTCAGGGCAAAACAGCAGTAAATCTTGTAGTCCTTGTACAGCGCTGGACTGATTCCTTGCACCCCCTGAGGGTTGGGAGAATAAAGATTCTCACTTCATATATCCCTTTTGGCGACAGACCACCACCTGAGAATGAAGCGGCACAGGAGGCTACGCGAGCGGCAGATGTCCCAGTCGACCCACTCTCTGGTCACGCGGGTATCAGGCGGGAGGAATATCTGTCAAGCTAATGCTCAGGCCCCGGCGGCGGGCCTCCTCGACCACCCGTTCCGGTCGAATTGCGGACTCCACGGAATGTGCGCCCGGTCGAACCTCCCCTGCAGCAATCAACTGCGCCATTATCGAAGCATGCCAGCCGGTGACCCGCTCCATTGCCGTGAACCCCGTTTCACTGTCATAGCGGTCCACGAGATCGACAATGACTTCAGCGGGCGCCTCGTCCCTTGTTCCGATGACCCGAATGTGGATGATGGCGATGTCGTGGATGGAGCCTTTGGCCACCTGTGGCTCGAAAAGCGCGTGGAACACGTGACGTGGGATGACCTCGTGGCCGTCAACCTCGATCGGAGACTCACTCAGGAGACCCAAGTCACGAAAGGTCACTATCTGGTCCCAGTGCCCTGCGTACCGCAATGTCTTGTTCTCCAGAGTCCGCAGGACCCCCTGGAGCCCCCAGGGAGCGGTGGAGAGCCCGCCAGTGGTCACTCTGGCCTCCATCGTCCCCAGTTCAGGTATCTTCACCATCTCGGCGCCCTCCAGAGCCGGAACCGAGACCAATTCCCCATCCCGCAGGAATGTGGCTTCTCCCGCATACTCGTTCGTGAGCCCAGCGATGCTGAAGGTCAGAGCATAGTTCCAGGGCGGTTCGGGGTTCAACGGGAGCCCCGCCTCGTATACGAATGCATGTTGCGGATCGCCCATTTGAGCCATGGCGTAGGCCAGGAGACTGACGTTCATCCCGGGACCCATTCCGCAGTCCGGGACCAGAGCCGCCCCCGCTGCCCGCGCCTCTTCGTCGAGTGTGAGCTGCTGCCGCGTGATCTCAGTGTTCCCGCCCAAATCCACCATGCTGACACCCAGCGGGATGGCGGTCTGCGCTACAGTCAGGTTGCAGGCGTAAGGGAGCCCGCTGAGCAGGACTTCCACCCGCTCTTCC
This genomic window from Candidatus Thermoplasmatota archaeon contains:
- a CDS encoding saccharopine dehydrogenase NADP-binding domain-containing protein — protein: MGKRYAVLGSGRQGTAAAYDIARFGAPETLLLADAKLAQAQAAVERVREFFPEAPVSSQVLDASEDRTLRRFLEEERVEVLLSGLPYACNLTVAQTAIPLGVSMVDLGGNTEITRQQLTLDEEARAAGAALVPDCGMGPGMNVSLLAYAMAQMGDPQHAFVYEAGLPLNPEPPWNYALTFSIAGLTNEYAGEATFLRDGELVSVPALEGAEMVKIPELGTMEARVTTGGLSTAPWGLQGVLRTLENKTLRYAGHWDQIVTFRDLGLLSESPIEVDGHEVIPRHVFHALFEPQVAKGSIHDIAIIHIRVIGTRDEAPAEVIVDLVDRYDSETGFTAMERVTGWHASIMAQLIAAGEVRPGAHSVESAIRPERVVEEARRRGLSISLTDIPPA